A stretch of the Bacillus licheniformis DSM 13 = ATCC 14580 genome encodes the following:
- a CDS encoding VWA domain-containing protein, which produces MKKRFALLTTFTMLLSLAPAAAFAAENGNADNSKKDVNVAVVLDASGSMAQKVEGERKFDIAKESVTDFADLLSSDANVMLNVFGHKGNNKNSGKEVSCGTTETVYDLQPFSFNSFENALSGIKPTGWSPIAKSLYDVKDDLADKDGKNYVYIVTDGEETCGGDPVQAAKDLRKSNIKTIVNIVGLDVKTVKEKAKLKKVADAGGGKLIEADSASDFKKVWKEEGVKLSQ; this is translated from the coding sequence TTGAAAAAGAGGTTTGCTCTGTTGACAACGTTCACCATGCTTTTGTCATTGGCGCCGGCAGCAGCTTTTGCGGCTGAAAACGGAAATGCGGACAACAGCAAAAAAGATGTCAATGTTGCAGTTGTGCTTGACGCAAGCGGCAGCATGGCACAAAAGGTTGAAGGAGAAAGAAAATTTGATATTGCCAAAGAATCCGTAACCGATTTTGCCGACCTGCTTTCAAGCGATGCGAATGTCATGCTGAATGTTTTCGGACATAAAGGCAACAATAAAAACTCAGGAAAAGAAGTATCCTGCGGTACGACTGAAACCGTCTATGATCTGCAGCCGTTTTCTTTCAATTCATTCGAAAACGCTTTAAGCGGAATCAAGCCTACAGGCTGGTCTCCGATTGCAAAATCTCTTTATGATGTAAAAGATGATCTTGCCGATAAAGATGGGAAGAATTATGTCTACATCGTGACAGACGGTGAAGAAACATGCGGAGGGGATCCTGTTCAGGCAGCAAAAGATCTGCGCAAATCCAACATTAAAACGATCGTCAACATTGTTGGGCTGGATGTAAAAACCGTGAAAGAAAAAGCAAAGCTTAAAAAAGTAGCTGACGCCGGCGGCGGAAAATTGATTGAAGCCGACTCAGCTTCTGATTTTAAAAAGGTATGGAAAGAAGAAGGCGTAAAACTGTCTCAGTAA
- a CDS encoding VWA domain-containing protein yields MKKKMTLGILTAMVLSLGSPAFAAEKKQEVTVAEDAPNVAIMLDASGSMAKKIGGVSKYELAKNEAFSFGSKLENANVLMRVFGSEGNNKNSGKVQSCNAIRGVYGFQTYDEQSFRNSLNGIGPTGWTPIANALQDAKNALDQLDNNGKNVVYLLTDGEETCGGNPVKVATELRKSNAVVNVIGFDYEGDFHGQLTSIAAAGGGEYFQAKTKNDIKRIFTQEAIELSK; encoded by the coding sequence ATGAAGAAGAAGATGACATTGGGCATTTTGACCGCTATGGTTCTCAGTCTTGGTTCGCCTGCTTTTGCAGCTGAGAAAAAACAGGAGGTAACAGTTGCCGAAGATGCGCCCAACGTTGCGATTATGCTTGATGCAAGCGGCAGCATGGCTAAAAAGATCGGCGGGGTCTCAAAATACGAGCTTGCCAAAAATGAAGCGTTCAGCTTTGGTTCCAAGCTTGAAAATGCAAACGTGCTCATGAGAGTTTTCGGTTCAGAGGGAAACAATAAAAATTCCGGAAAAGTGCAGTCCTGCAATGCAATCAGAGGGGTGTACGGCTTCCAAACGTATGACGAGCAAAGCTTCCGCAATTCCTTAAACGGCATCGGACCGACCGGATGGACACCGATCGCAAACGCGCTGCAAGATGCAAAAAACGCGCTTGACCAGCTGGACAACAACGGGAAAAACGTCGTCTATCTGCTGACAGACGGTGAGGAAACATGCGGAGGCAATCCGGTAAAAGTCGCAACAGAACTGCGCAAATCCAATGCGGTTGTCAACGTGATCGGCTTTGATTATGAAGGAGACTTCCACGGACAATTGACCAGTATCGCAGCAGCTGGCGGCGGTGAATATTTCCAGGCAAAAACTAAAAATGACATCAAAAGAATTTTTACTCAGGAAGCAATTGAGCTTTCTAAATAA
- the spoIID gene encoding stage II sporulation protein D, producing MKQLIIVLAGICTLILLIPTLLVLPFHGGPGAIKTEKHAQQHEEKKKVTLKESPVSIPVYRTADRKVEDIPLEEYVIGVVASEMPADFDIEALKAQALAARTYIVRQMVSEQAVQSPKGSLVDDTQMFQVYKNKEELRRLWKKDYDWKIKKVTEAVASTQGKILTYEHKPIDASFFSTSNGYTENAGAYWTSDIPYLQSVKSSWDTKSPKFLNHKTFTVAEFEQKLGVKLPGSNSIGEITERTPGKRVATAVINGKKLEGRDIREKLGLKSADFDWKRDGNQITVTTRGFGHGVGMSQYGAHYMAKDGKKAEDIVKYYYKGTAVSNADEFLNKYMAKK from the coding sequence TTGAAACAGCTCATAATTGTACTAGCAGGAATCTGCACGCTGATTTTACTCATACCAACACTGCTTGTCCTCCCTTTTCACGGGGGACCGGGGGCAATTAAAACAGAGAAACACGCTCAGCAACACGAGGAAAAAAAGAAAGTCACCTTAAAAGAGTCTCCCGTTTCAATTCCGGTCTACAGAACGGCTGACCGGAAAGTTGAAGACATTCCGCTTGAAGAGTATGTCATCGGTGTCGTTGCCTCGGAAATGCCGGCAGATTTTGATATCGAAGCTTTAAAAGCACAAGCGCTGGCAGCCCGCACATACATTGTGAGGCAAATGGTGTCAGAGCAAGCTGTACAGTCGCCGAAAGGCTCGCTGGTCGATGATACGCAGATGTTCCAGGTGTATAAAAACAAAGAGGAGCTCCGCAGGCTGTGGAAGAAGGATTACGATTGGAAAATCAAAAAGGTGACCGAAGCTGTAGCCAGTACGCAAGGCAAAATTTTAACCTATGAGCATAAGCCTATTGATGCTTCGTTCTTCTCGACGAGCAACGGGTACACCGAGAATGCCGGAGCTTATTGGACAAGTGATATTCCGTACCTGCAAAGCGTGAAAAGCTCCTGGGACACAAAATCGCCGAAATTCCTGAACCATAAAACGTTTACTGTCGCTGAATTTGAACAAAAGCTCGGTGTCAAGCTGCCCGGTTCAAACAGCATCGGAGAGATCACCGAAAGAACGCCGGGAAAACGCGTAGCGACTGCCGTCATCAATGGAAAGAAGCTTGAGGGAAGAGATATTCGCGAAAAGCTCGGCCTCAAATCGGCAGACTTTGATTGGAAACGCGACGGGAATCAGATTACAGTCACGACAAGGGGATTTGGACATGGAGTGGGAATGAGCCAATACGGTGCGCATTATATGGCGAAAGACGGCAAGAAAGCAGAAGACATCGTCAAGTATTATTACAAAGGAACAGCCGTATCCAATGCAGATGAATTTTTAAATAAATACATGGCGAAAAAATAA
- the murA gene encoding UDP-N-acetylglucosamine 1-carboxyvinyltransferase, with product MEKIIVRGGRKLNGTVKVEGAKNAVLPVIAASLLASEEKSVICDVPTLSDVYTINEVLRHLGASVHFENNTVTVDASRTLSTEAPFEYVRKMRASVLVMGPLLARTGHSRVALPGGCAIGSRPIDQHLKGFEAMGAKIKVGNGFIEATVEGRLQGAKIYLDFPSVGATENLIMAAALAEGTTTLENAAKEPEIVDLANYINAMGGKIRGAGTGTIKIEGVKALHGAKHTIIPDRIEAGTFMVAAAITEGNVLVKGAVPEHLTSLIAKMEEMGVQILEEGDGLRIIGPSELKPIDLKTMPHPGFPTDMQSQMMALLMRANGTSMITETVFENRFMHAEEFRRMNGDIKIEGRSVIINGPVQLQGAEVAATDLRAGAALILAGLVADGHTRVTELKHLDRGYVNFHQKLAGLGADIERVNDEEAVHIENKEVVSDLNA from the coding sequence TTGGAAAAAATCATCGTCCGCGGCGGTCGAAAGTTAAACGGCACAGTCAAAGTTGAAGGAGCAAAAAATGCCGTTTTACCAGTTATCGCTGCATCTTTATTAGCCAGTGAAGAAAAAAGCGTAATATGTGATGTGCCTACGCTCTCCGATGTATATACGATTAACGAAGTGTTACGTCATTTAGGCGCAAGTGTACATTTTGAAAATAATACAGTAACGGTTGATGCATCTCGCACTTTGTCTACGGAAGCTCCGTTCGAATATGTTCGTAAAATGCGCGCATCCGTATTGGTGATGGGTCCGCTTCTTGCTCGCACAGGCCATTCGAGAGTGGCTTTGCCTGGAGGATGTGCAATCGGTTCAAGACCGATCGATCAGCATCTGAAAGGCTTTGAAGCAATGGGGGCAAAAATTAAGGTCGGAAACGGCTTTATTGAAGCGACTGTAGAAGGCCGCCTTCAAGGAGCGAAAATTTACCTTGATTTCCCTAGTGTCGGAGCAACTGAAAACCTGATTATGGCTGCAGCTTTGGCTGAGGGCACGACAACTCTCGAAAATGCTGCTAAAGAGCCTGAAATCGTTGATCTGGCTAACTATATCAATGCAATGGGCGGTAAAATTCGGGGTGCCGGTACAGGCACCATTAAAATTGAAGGCGTTAAGGCGCTTCATGGGGCAAAACATACGATTATTCCTGACCGGATAGAGGCGGGAACGTTCATGGTTGCCGCGGCGATTACCGAAGGGAACGTACTGGTAAAGGGAGCGGTTCCTGAGCACTTAACATCTTTAATTGCGAAAATGGAAGAAATGGGCGTTCAAATCTTGGAAGAAGGAGACGGTCTTCGGATCATCGGTCCTTCTGAATTGAAGCCTATTGATTTAAAAACAATGCCACATCCAGGTTTCCCGACTGATATGCAGTCACAGATGATGGCTCTTTTGATGCGCGCAAATGGAACCAGCATGATCACAGAAACCGTCTTTGAGAACCGCTTCATGCACGCGGAAGAATTCCGCCGTATGAACGGAGATATTAAAATCGAAGGCCGTTCTGTCATCATTAATGGTCCTGTGCAGCTTCAAGGCGCTGAAGTTGCCGCAACGGATCTTCGCGCCGGCGCAGCTCTTATCCTTGCTGGCCTTGTTGCTGACGGTCATACACGCGTAACCGAATTAAAACATTTAGACCGTGGATATGTCAACTTCCACCAAAAACTTGCCGGTCTCGGCGCTGATATTGAGCGCGTTAACGATGAAGAAGCAGTTCATATTGAAAATAAAGAAGTTGTATCCGATTTAAATGCATAA
- a CDS encoding YwmB family TATA-box binding protein, with the protein MKTKQTVNALIFIVVLFLIVHVFQSLEAAGNTPLEQLAEGLSRHDVELEEWTMHTKKQLTLSEKDFFAKLKHFKKQHRQYEWTLTREDDDTVKATGVFQDKKNHINSKIHLVSTHKNQRLVSYLLYEQKGAGPRENWNATYKQFERDAFDIMREKTAIFTCLKGHLNGMMNVVLQKKANELVHEFDAKSVEDLIEPNFVSISAYTNEWKESIKTEKHRMNLQVSLRNAGMGEKLTVTVGTPIVTTEY; encoded by the coding sequence ATGAAGACAAAACAAACGGTTAATGCCCTTATTTTTATTGTGGTTTTATTTTTAATTGTTCATGTCTTTCAATCGCTTGAAGCAGCGGGCAATACGCCGCTTGAACAGCTGGCGGAAGGTTTGAGCCGCCATGATGTCGAGCTTGAAGAGTGGACCATGCATACAAAAAAACAGCTTACCCTAAGTGAAAAAGATTTTTTTGCAAAACTGAAACATTTCAAGAAACAGCATCGACAATATGAATGGACTTTAACGCGGGAAGACGACGATACAGTTAAAGCGACAGGTGTTTTTCAGGACAAAAAAAATCATATCAATTCCAAAATACATTTGGTATCCACCCACAAAAACCAGAGACTTGTTTCGTATTTATTGTATGAGCAAAAAGGCGCGGGACCACGGGAAAACTGGAATGCTACATATAAGCAGTTTGAACGGGATGCATTCGACATAATGCGAGAAAAGACCGCAATTTTTACTTGTCTAAAGGGCCATTTAAATGGTATGATGAATGTTGTTTTGCAAAAAAAAGCAAATGAGCTAGTACATGAATTTGATGCAAAGTCAGTTGAAGATTTAATTGAACCAAATTTCGTTTCTATTTCTGCTTACACTAACGAGTGGAAAGAATCCATCAAGACAGAAAAACACCGTATGAATTTGCAAGTCTCGCTTAGAAATGCGGGAATGGGCGAAAAACTTACCGTCACGGTTGGCACACCAATCGTCACGACTGAATATTAA
- a CDS encoding DUF1146 family protein encodes MEEIGQQAAVSIIVHLFFIALTWWALLAVNIDPLIRKGKVIQARVLMIIITIAVGSTVSNFFLDYLYYSRQLQNLFS; translated from the coding sequence ATGGAAGAGATCGGACAACAGGCTGCTGTCAGTATCATCGTTCATCTTTTTTTTATTGCATTGACTTGGTGGGCTCTTCTGGCGGTCAATATTGATCCGCTTATCAGGAAAGGAAAAGTCATTCAGGCGAGGGTGTTAATGATCATCATTACAATCGCCGTCGGCTCCACCGTCAGCAATTTTTTCTTGGACTATCTTTATTATTCCAGACAGCTTCAAAATTTATTTTCATGA
- a CDS encoding F0F1 ATP synthase subunit epsilon has protein sequence MKTLKVNIVTPDGPVYDADIEMVSVRAESGELGILPGHIPTVAPLKIAAVRLKKDGQTELVAVSGGIVEVRPDHVTILAQTAETSEQIDKERALAAKRRAEERLQKQTPDVDIIRAELALKRAINRLDVAR, from the coding sequence ATGAAGACCTTAAAAGTCAATATCGTTACTCCCGACGGCCCAGTATACGATGCGGATATAGAAATGGTAAGCGTTAGAGCAGAGAGCGGTGAGCTTGGTATTTTACCCGGCCATATTCCGACGGTTGCTCCGCTAAAAATTGCTGCAGTCCGTCTGAAAAAAGACGGTCAAACTGAGCTGGTTGCCGTCAGCGGGGGGATAGTGGAAGTCCGCCCTGACCATGTCACCATTCTGGCCCAGACGGCGGAAACATCTGAACAAATTGACAAAGAACGCGCCTTGGCCGCAAAACGGCGTGCCGAGGAACGTTTGCAAAAGCAAACTCCAGATGTTGACATTATTCGGGCAGAGCTTGCTTTAAAACGCGCGATTAACCGGTTGGATGTTGCGAGATAG
- the atpD gene encoding F0F1 ATP synthase subunit beta: protein MKKGRVSQVLGPVVDVRFEDGHLPEIYNAIKVTHKAQNENEVDIDLTLEVALHLGDDSVRTIAMASTDGVTRGMEAIDLGEPISVPVGNVTLGRVFNVLGENIDLDEPLPADAAKDPIHREAPKFDQLSTEVEILETGIKVVDLLAPYIKGGKIGLFGGAGVGKTVLIQELINNIAQEHGGISVFAGVGERTREGNDLYYEMKDSGVIGKTAMVFGQMNEPPGARMRVALTGLTMAEHFRDKEGQDVLFFIDNIFRFTQAGSEVSALLGRMPSAVGYQPTLATEMGQLQERITSTNVGSVTSIQAIYVPADDYTDPAPATTFAHLDATTNLERKLSEMGIYPAVDPLASTSRALSPEIVGEEHYEVARSVQQILQRYKELQDIIAMLGMDELSDEDKLVVSRARRVQFFLSQNFHVAEQFTGQKGSYVPVKETVKGFKEILEGKYDHLPEDAFRLVGRIEEVVEKAKEMGVEV, encoded by the coding sequence ATGAAAAAAGGACGCGTTAGCCAGGTATTAGGGCCGGTCGTAGATGTTCGTTTTGAAGACGGTCACTTGCCTGAAATATATAATGCGATTAAAGTTACACATAAAGCGCAGAACGAGAATGAAGTGGACATCGATCTTACCCTTGAAGTAGCGCTTCACTTGGGTGATGATTCAGTTCGTACAATTGCAATGGCTTCAACTGACGGTGTTACACGCGGAATGGAAGCCATCGACCTGGGAGAGCCGATCTCCGTTCCGGTCGGAAACGTAACACTCGGCCGCGTATTTAATGTACTCGGGGAAAATATCGATTTGGATGAGCCGCTTCCGGCTGATGCTGCCAAAGATCCGATTCACAGAGAAGCTCCAAAATTTGATCAGCTATCAACAGAGGTTGAAATCTTAGAGACGGGTATTAAAGTCGTCGACTTGCTCGCTCCATATATCAAAGGCGGAAAGATCGGTCTTTTCGGAGGAGCGGGAGTTGGAAAAACCGTTTTGATTCAGGAGCTGATCAACAACATCGCTCAAGAGCACGGCGGTATCTCTGTATTCGCAGGTGTCGGCGAGCGTACGCGTGAAGGAAACGACCTTTACTATGAAATGAAAGATTCCGGCGTTATCGGCAAAACGGCAATGGTCTTCGGTCAGATGAACGAGCCGCCTGGTGCGCGGATGCGCGTTGCCTTGACCGGACTTACAATGGCCGAGCATTTCCGTGATAAAGAAGGCCAGGACGTATTGTTCTTTATCGATAACATCTTCCGATTCACTCAAGCAGGATCTGAAGTATCTGCACTTCTTGGACGCATGCCGTCAGCGGTTGGTTATCAGCCGACGCTTGCGACCGAAATGGGTCAGCTTCAGGAACGGATCACATCAACAAATGTCGGATCTGTAACATCGATTCAGGCGATCTACGTTCCTGCCGATGACTATACTGACCCGGCGCCGGCTACGACGTTCGCTCACTTGGATGCGACGACGAACCTTGAGCGTAAGCTGTCGGAAATGGGGATTTATCCTGCGGTCGATCCGCTTGCATCCACTTCCCGTGCGCTTTCGCCTGAAATCGTCGGAGAAGAGCACTATGAAGTGGCGCGCAGCGTTCAGCAGATCCTGCAGCGCTACAAAGAGCTTCAGGATATCATCGCGATGCTCGGAATGGATGAGTTGTCAGACGAAGATAAGCTTGTCGTCAGCCGTGCGCGCCGCGTACAATTCTTCCTGTCGCAAAACTTCCACGTAGCTGAACAGTTTACAGGACAAAAAGGTTCTTACGTACCTGTCAAAGAAACGGTAAAAGGCTTCAAAGAAATCCTTGAAGGTAAGTATGATCACCTTCCTGAGGACGCTTTCCGCCTTGTCGGCCGAATCGAAGAAGTTGTCGAAAAAGCGAAAGAAATGGGTGTAGAAGTATAA
- the atpG gene encoding ATP synthase F1 subunit gamma, with the protein MASLRDIKSRIASNKKMSQITKAQEMVSASKLNRAENKAKSFVPYMEKMQEVVADIAVGYTGKHPMMSSRPVKRTGYLVITADRGLAGAFNANVLRKAYQRIQERHQSKDEYAVIAVGRMGRDFFKKRGIPVISEMTGIRDEVTFSEIKDLANSTVQMYIDETFDELYLFYNHFVSAISQEVTEKKLLPLTDIAPNKKKTSFEFEPDEEEILEVLLPQYAESLIFGALLDSKASEHAARMTAMRNATDNAKEIIADLELSYNRARQASITQEITEIVGGAAALE; encoded by the coding sequence TTGGCCTCATTACGGGATATTAAATCCAGGATTGCTTCAAATAAAAAAATGAGTCAAATTACGAAAGCCCAGGAAATGGTTTCTGCTTCAAAGCTGAACCGGGCTGAAAACAAAGCGAAATCGTTTGTTCCTTATATGGAAAAAATGCAGGAAGTCGTTGCCGATATCGCAGTCGGATACACCGGCAAACACCCGATGATGTCAAGCCGCCCAGTGAAGCGGACCGGGTACCTTGTCATCACAGCTGACCGCGGCTTGGCGGGGGCGTTCAATGCAAACGTACTCCGCAAAGCGTATCAAAGGATTCAGGAACGCCATCAATCCAAAGATGAGTATGCGGTCATCGCGGTCGGAAGAATGGGGCGCGATTTCTTTAAAAAGCGCGGAATTCCTGTCATTTCTGAAATGACGGGGATCAGGGACGAAGTGACGTTTTCAGAAATCAAAGATTTGGCGAACAGCACGGTGCAAATGTATATTGACGAAACCTTTGATGAACTGTATCTGTTCTACAACCATTTTGTCAGCGCGATTTCCCAGGAGGTAACGGAGAAAAAGCTGCTGCCTTTGACAGATATTGCGCCTAACAAGAAAAAGACGTCATTTGAGTTTGAACCGGATGAAGAAGAGATTCTGGAAGTGCTCCTTCCCCAGTATGCGGAAAGCTTGATTTTTGGCGCGCTTCTTGACAGCAAAGCGAGCGAACATGCTGCGAGAATGACGGCGATGAGAAATGCGACAGACAATGCAAAAGAGATTATCGCCGATCTTGAACTGTCATACAACCGTGCCCGTCAGGCATCCATCACGCAGGAAATTACGGAAATTGTCGGCGGTGCAGCTGCTTTAGAATAG